A genomic window from Salvia miltiorrhiza cultivar Shanhuang (shh) chromosome 5, IMPLAD_Smil_shh, whole genome shotgun sequence includes:
- the LOC131025826 gene encoding uncharacterized mitochondrial protein AtMg00810-like → MNFFLGLQVNQTKGGILINQSKYAKELINNFGIQCMKSVKIPMNTNWKLDLGSEGKSVSSTKYRKIIGSLLYLTASTPDIAFAVGVCARYQSDPKEAHMDAAKRILRYLKGTPNLHLWYPADDKFKLIGYSDSDFAGCKIDRKLTSGTCQFLGNKLISWFSKK, encoded by the coding sequence atgaatttctttctgggCTTACAAGTAAATCAGACTAAAGGAGGAATACTGATCAACCAGTCAAAGTATGCCAAAGAACTGATCAACAACTTTGGCATTCAATGTATGAAATCAGTaaagattccaatgaacaccaACTGGAAGTTGGATCTAGGATctgaaggaaaatctgtatcaTCAACAAAGTACAGAAAGATCATTGGATCACTACTCTATTTGACTGCTAGCACACCAGACATTGCATTTGCAGTCGGagtttgtgcgagatatcagtcagacccaaaggaagctcatatggacGCTGCGAAGCGCattctaagatatctcaaaggcacacccaacttacaTCTTTGGTATCCAGCTGACGACAAATTCAAGCTTATTGGAtactcagactcagattttgcgggatgcaaaattgatcggaAATTAACTTCAGGAACTTGTCagttcctaggcaacaagcttatATCATGGTTCTCAAAGAAGTAG
- the LOC130986924 gene encoding polycomb group protein FIE2-like codes for MSADLPPPFPHMSVDNELVLWEPKMKEQSPGEGTVDILQKYPDPECDIWFIKFSCDFHYKAAAVGNREGKIYVWEVQSNPPVLIARLSHVQSKSPIRLTAMSFDGSTILCCCEDGTIWRWDVVASS; via the exons ATGTCCGCCGATCTGCCACCTCCCTTCCCCCATATG AGTGTTGATAATGAACTTGTACTATGGGAACCAAAAATGAAAGAACAATCTCCTGGAGAG GGTACGGTTGACATCCTCCAAAAGTATCCTGATCCCGAGTGTGATATTTGGTTTATCAAGTTTTCTTGTGATTTCCATTACAAGGCAGCAGCAGTAG GGAATAGGGAAGGGAAGATATATGTGTGGGAAGTTCAGTCTAACCCTCCGGTTCTCATTGCAAG ATTGTCCCATGTCCAGTCGAAATCTCCAATTAGATTAACCGCCATGTCTTTTGATGGAAG CACCATTCTCTGCTGCTGTGAAGATGGAACAATATGGAGATGGGATGTGGTTGCAAGCTCTTAG